The following are encoded together in the Lactuca sativa cultivar Salinas chromosome 1, Lsat_Salinas_v11, whole genome shotgun sequence genome:
- the LOC111896929 gene encoding F-box protein CPR1: protein MAQLPDEMIEQIPIRSEASDLIRYRSVSKSWKYVISDPDFIKAHLENSYRRDREYDKMGNRRIAMSATPQCNWEHLFDVDNLYFVRRTCNLLGSSNCLICVSPSRTEFSVINPETREVNKLKKPEILDQVGPLIYGFGFDSSKDDYKVVLGFRKGINLTCFLKFSLESNIWEVIGEVNYTFITRVGVLYNGALHWVVSHGTTNNKKHVILSFDLSDDKFEEIPQTCQRAMLLGTMCVFHGQMFPLKVRVMNEYNVKQSWELVGPNRMINTEVVQQLKNLKYYICSISLYN, encoded by the coding sequence ATGGCACAGCTGCCGGATGaaatgattgaacaaataccgATAAGATCAGAGGCGAGCGATCTGATCCGTTACAGGAGCGTTTCAAAGTCATGGAAATATGTGATCTCTGATCCTGATTTCATCAAAGCCCATCTCGAAAACAGTTATCGCCGTGATCGTGAATATGACAAAATGGGAAACAGAAGAATTGCTATGTCTGCTACACCACAGTGTAATTGGGAGCATTTATTTGATGTTGATAACCTCTATTTTGTCCGTCGCACGTGTAATCTACTTGGTTCTTCCAATTGTTTAATATGTGTTTCTCCCTCTCGTACTGAATTTTCAGTTATCAATCCTGAAACCAGAGAGGTGAATAAACTGAAAAAGCCCGAAATCCTTGATCAGGTCGGACCTTTGATTTATGGTTTTGGTTTCGATTCATCCAAAGATGATTACAAGGTggtattagggtttagaaaaggCATTAATCTTACCTGTTTCCTAAAGTTTAGTTTAGAGTCCAACATCTGGGAAGTTATAGGAGAAGTCAACTACACTTTTATCACTAGGGTTGGTGTCCTTTACAATGGGGCACTTCATTGGGTTGTTTCTCATGGTACAACTAATAATAAGAAACATGTAATTCTTTCCTTTGATTTGTCTGATGATAAATTTGAGGAAATCCCACAAACTTGTCAACGGGCAATGCTTTTGGGGACTATGTGTGTATTTCATGGTCAAATGTTTCCCCTCAAAGTGCGGGTGATGAATGAGTACAATGTGAAGCAGTCATGGGAGCTTGTGGGGCCTAACCGCATGATTAACACCGAAGTTGTGCAGCAATTGAAAAATTTAAAGTATTACATATGTTCTATCTCTCTTTACAACTGA